The Lutibacter sp. Hel_I_33_5 genome has a window encoding:
- a CDS encoding GH92 family glycosyl hydrolase: MKLHFYSFFLVIFVIISCNRKPTIPTAKKDKKLISYVNPFIGTGGHGHTYPGATMPFGMMQLSPDTRLDGWDGCSGYHYSDDEIYGFSHTHLSGTGVSDYGDILLMPTNKINFNNGADGKQGYKSKFSHEKEIAEPGYYKVHLDDTNIDVELTVSKRSGIHKYEFPSEDNQIVILDLLHRDKVLDAKINKISNTEITGHRFSDAWAKDQRLFFAIKTSHPFNDMLQSPPKQGMAGAQKIALTFINPNNEPVYLKIGISAVDIEGARKNLEKEIGSKTFDEVKSEAQKTWEKQLEKIVVNDSNNDNKVNFYSSMYHVSIAPNLYQDIDGRYRGMDLEIHENKDFDYYTVFSLWDTYRAAHPLYTIIEQEKTNDFIKTFLAKYDEGGIMPIWDLSANYTGCMIGYHAVPVIADAYLKGIKNYDVEKVFMAMKHSATRDKLGLDSYKNFGFIPMEKESESVSKTLEYAYDDWTIAQMAKSLGKEDDYKNYSERAQYYKNVFDPESKFMRGRFRNTWFSPFDPYEVNFNYTEANSWQYSFYVPQDISGFIKLLGGKQQLENQLDKLFVAEDKTSGRHQVDITGLIGQYAHGNEPSHHMAYLYNFINKPHKTQEKIRQILTELYTNTPDGISGNEDCGQISAWYIFSSLGFYPVTPGSNQYIIGSPLFEKATINLENGKSFTVEAKNQSAENKYIQAVKLNGKNYEYSYINHQDIIKGGNLVFEMTNTLTKWGTKDEFIPSTKIDEHLIVAAPFIAKGKTAFKGKTEITLENVDKAVNIFYSLDDKFQKYEKSFTIFDKAILKVYAEKNGVKSATIKTDFYKIDPNIKIDLKTEYANQYNAGGNNALIDGIVGAEDFRTGTWQGYFDTDLIAIVDLGSEKTIYNVNVSFLRDQRSWIFLPKEVDIYTSNDGINFKKEINWNFSLPKNTDEVKIEKVHVSKLGKARYVKVVAKKFGKLPEWHLGYKHDGRSWLFVDEIQIK, translated from the coding sequence ATGAAGCTTCATTTTTATTCTTTTTTTCTTGTCATATTCGTAATAATATCTTGTAACCGAAAACCGACAATTCCAACAGCAAAAAAAGATAAAAAGTTAATTTCTTATGTGAATCCATTTATTGGAACTGGCGGACATGGACATACATATCCAGGAGCAACAATGCCTTTTGGTATGATGCAACTTTCTCCAGATACGCGTTTAGATGGTTGGGATGGATGTTCAGGATATCATTATTCAGATGATGAAATTTATGGTTTTTCTCATACTCATTTAAGTGGAACTGGAGTTTCCGACTATGGAGATATTTTATTAATGCCAACAAATAAAATCAATTTTAATAATGGTGCTGATGGAAAACAAGGTTACAAGTCAAAATTTTCTCACGAGAAAGAAATAGCAGAACCAGGCTATTATAAAGTACATTTAGATGATACTAATATTGATGTTGAATTAACGGTATCTAAAAGAAGTGGAATACATAAATACGAATTTCCATCTGAAGATAATCAAATTGTAATTTTAGATTTATTACATCGTGATAAAGTTTTAGATGCAAAAATTAATAAAATTTCTAATACAGAAATAACAGGACATCGTTTCTCTGATGCTTGGGCAAAAGACCAACGATTGTTTTTTGCAATTAAAACATCACATCCTTTTAATGATATGTTGCAATCGCCACCAAAACAAGGAATGGCAGGAGCTCAGAAAATTGCTTTGACTTTTATCAACCCAAATAATGAACCAGTGTATCTTAAAATAGGGATTTCTGCGGTTGATATAGAAGGTGCAAGGAAGAATTTAGAAAAAGAAATTGGTAGTAAAACTTTTGATGAAGTTAAAAGTGAAGCGCAAAAAACTTGGGAAAAGCAATTAGAAAAAATCGTTGTTAATGATTCTAATAATGATAATAAAGTCAATTTTTATTCATCAATGTATCATGTTTCTATCGCCCCAAATCTGTATCAAGATATTGATGGAAGATATAGAGGAATGGATTTAGAAATTCATGAGAACAAAGATTTCGATTATTATACAGTTTTTTCACTTTGGGATACTTACAGAGCTGCTCATCCTTTGTACACAATTATTGAGCAAGAAAAAACGAATGATTTTATAAAGACTTTTTTAGCTAAATATGATGAAGGTGGTATTATGCCAATTTGGGATTTATCAGCAAATTATACAGGTTGTATGATTGGCTATCATGCTGTTCCTGTAATTGCTGATGCGTATTTAAAAGGAATTAAAAATTACGATGTAGAGAAAGTTTTTATGGCGATGAAACATTCAGCTACTCGAGATAAATTAGGATTAGATTCATATAAAAACTTCGGATTTATTCCTATGGAAAAAGAATCAGAATCTGTTTCTAAAACCTTGGAATACGCTTATGATGATTGGACCATTGCACAAATGGCAAAATCTTTAGGGAAAGAAGATGATTATAAAAACTATTCAGAAAGAGCACAATATTATAAGAATGTTTTTGATCCAGAATCTAAATTTATGAGAGGTCGTTTTAGAAATACTTGGTTTTCACCTTTTGATCCTTATGAAGTGAACTTTAATTATACAGAAGCCAATTCTTGGCAATACAGTTTTTATGTACCACAAGACATTTCTGGATTTATCAAATTATTAGGAGGAAAGCAACAATTAGAAAATCAATTAGATAAATTATTTGTTGCAGAAGACAAAACTTCTGGTCGTCATCAAGTAGATATTACGGGTTTAATTGGGCAGTATGCGCATGGTAATGAACCAAGTCATCATATGGCGTATTTGTATAATTTCATCAATAAACCTCATAAAACACAAGAGAAAATTCGTCAGATTTTAACAGAATTGTATACCAATACTCCAGATGGAATTTCAGGAAACGAAGATTGTGGACAAATAAGTGCTTGGTATATTTTTTCTTCTTTAGGCTTTTATCCTGTAACTCCAGGTTCAAATCAATATATTATAGGAAGCCCTCTATTTGAAAAAGCAACTATTAATTTAGAAAACGGAAAATCGTTTACGGTTGAAGCTAAAAATCAATCTGCAGAAAATAAATACATTCAAGCTGTAAAACTGAATGGTAAGAATTATGAGTACTCGTATATCAATCATCAAGATATTATAAAAGGAGGGAATTTGGTTTTTGAAATGACAAACACTCTAACAAAATGGGGGACAAAAGATGAATTTATTCCTTCAACTAAAATTGATGAACATTTAATTGTTGCTGCCCCTTTTATTGCTAAAGGAAAAACAGCTTTTAAAGGAAAAACAGAAATTACTTTAGAAAATGTAGATAAAGCTGTTAATATATTTTATTCTTTGGATGATAAATTTCAGAAATATGAAAAATCATTTACAATTTTTGATAAAGCTATTTTAAAAGTCTATGCTGAGAAAAATGGAGTAAAAAGCGCAACAATTAAAACTGATTTCTATAAAATTGATCCAAACATTAAAATTGATTTAAAAACAGAGTATGCCAATCAATACAATGCTGGTGGAAATAATGCTTTAATTGATGGAATTGTTGGTGCAGAAGATTTTAGAACAGGAACTTGGCAAGGTTATTTTGATACAGATTTGATTGCGATTGTTGATTTAGGAAGTGAAAAAACAATTTATAATGTAAATGTTTCATTTTTAAGAGATCAAAGAAGTTGGATTTTTCTGCCAAAAGAAGTTGATATTTATACTTCTAATGATGGGATTAATTTTAAAAAAGAAATAAATTGGAATTTTAGTTTACCTAAGAATACTGATGAAGTTAAGATTGAGAAAGTTCACGTTTCTAAATTAGGAAAAGCTAGATATGTAAAAGTAGTAGCTAAAAAATTTGGCAAACTTCCAGAATGGCATTTAGGCTATAAACATGATGGAAGATCTTGGTTGTTTGTTGATGAAATTCAAATAAAATAA
- a CDS encoding beta-N-acetylhexosaminidase, which translates to MKFHHYILLVFILFIKSCSEKPSDPVSPNIIPKPLSEKILQGVFILNNETKIEANEALKSVSNYFTNYLNEGYQINLSDAKTGNIISFTIDETIINNEGYSLKIEENKILITAKNSKGAFYAVQSLLQLIPIKTDSKSIAIQCIDIKDEPQFTYRGMHLDVARHFFSVEFIKKYINLMSMLKMNTFHWHLTEDQGWRIEIKKYPKLQEIAAYRKETLIGHYSDQPHKFDGKKYGGYYTQEEIKEIVKYASDRQITVIPEIEMPGHSQAAIAAYPELGCTGKQVEVATKWGVFEDIYCPKESTFRFLEDVLDEVIPLFPGKYIHIGGDEAPKSRWKNCNHCQKLIKKEGLKDEHELQSYFITRMEKYINSKGKQIIGWDEILEGGLAPNATVMSWRGTNGAVEAAKQKHNVILTPQSHCYFDHYQSTNENEPVAIGGFLPLEKVYHFNPIPKELTPKESKYVLGAQGNVWTEYIPTPEKVEYMALPRMIALSEVVWSKQENKNYGDFKQRLIYFQKRLDHLNVNYANHLYEVFGNLHSENNQLLYTLSTSSNDKVIRYTIDGTNPTNNSLVYKKPLLIEKNITIKGASFENGKQISLIFSETINKHKALGKNVTLNVQPHKSYNAGGKKALINGISGSNKRYGDKEWLGFWGENVEITIDFDKPTEINSISTRFHNGNGQWIYAPNEIGFSFHLEDGKTINDIRQINNRDNLLVNYKYEIETIKVTKVEIIIKNFGEIPEGKQGAGHKAWTFIDEIIVE; encoded by the coding sequence ATGAAATTTCATCATTATATATTATTAGTTTTTATTCTATTTATAAAATCATGTTCAGAAAAACCTTCTGATCCAGTTTCTCCGAATATTATTCCTAAACCTTTATCAGAAAAAATTTTGCAAGGGGTTTTTATTTTAAATAACGAGACTAAAATAGAAGCGAATGAAGCGTTAAAATCAGTATCAAATTATTTTACCAATTATTTAAATGAAGGGTATCAAATAAATTTATCTGATGCTAAAACTGGAAATATAATTTCTTTTACAATTGATGAAACAATAATAAACAACGAAGGTTATTCTTTAAAAATTGAGGAAAACAAAATTTTGATTACTGCAAAAAACTCTAAAGGTGCTTTTTACGCTGTACAAAGTTTACTTCAGTTAATACCAATAAAAACTGATTCAAAATCAATCGCAATTCAATGTATTGACATAAAAGACGAACCTCAATTTACATATAGAGGAATGCATTTAGATGTTGCACGTCATTTTTTCTCGGTTGAATTTATCAAAAAGTATATCAATTTAATGTCGATGTTAAAAATGAATACCTTTCATTGGCACTTAACAGAAGATCAAGGTTGGAGAATTGAAATCAAAAAATATCCGAAACTACAAGAAATTGCAGCTTATAGAAAAGAAACTTTGATTGGACATTATTCAGATCAACCACACAAATTTGATGGAAAAAAGTATGGCGGTTATTATACTCAAGAAGAAATTAAAGAGATTGTAAAATATGCATCAGACAGACAAATAACTGTGATTCCTGAAATAGAAATGCCTGGGCATTCTCAAGCTGCAATTGCTGCTTATCCTGAATTAGGTTGTACAGGAAAACAAGTAGAAGTTGCTACAAAATGGGGCGTTTTTGAAGATATTTATTGTCCAAAAGAATCAACTTTTAGATTTTTAGAAGATGTATTAGATGAAGTAATTCCATTATTTCCAGGAAAATACATTCATATTGGCGGAGATGAAGCTCCAAAATCAAGATGGAAAAATTGTAATCATTGTCAAAAGTTAATCAAAAAAGAAGGTTTAAAAGACGAACATGAATTACAAAGTTATTTTATCACTCGAATGGAAAAATACATCAACTCAAAAGGAAAACAAATAATTGGTTGGGATGAAATTTTAGAAGGTGGTTTAGCACCAAATGCAACTGTAATGTCTTGGCGCGGCACAAATGGTGCTGTTGAAGCTGCAAAACAAAAACACAATGTAATTTTAACACCACAATCTCACTGTTATTTTGATCATTATCAATCTACTAACGAAAATGAACCTGTAGCTATTGGTGGCTTTCTTCCGCTAGAAAAAGTATATCATTTTAATCCAATCCCCAAAGAATTAACACCAAAAGAAAGTAAATATGTGTTAGGTGCTCAAGGAAATGTTTGGACAGAATATATACCAACTCCAGAAAAAGTTGAATATATGGCGTTACCAAGAATGATTGCATTAAGTGAAGTTGTTTGGTCTAAACAAGAAAATAAAAATTATGGAGATTTTAAACAGCGCTTAATTTATTTCCAAAAACGTTTGGATCATTTAAATGTGAATTATGCAAATCATTTATATGAAGTTTTTGGAAACCTACATTCAGAAAACAACCAATTATTGTACACGCTTTCTACATCTTCAAATGATAAAGTAATTAGGTATACTATAGATGGAACTAATCCAACAAATAATTCTCTTGTATACAAAAAGCCTCTTTTAATAGAAAAAAACATCACAATTAAAGGCGCTAGTTTTGAAAATGGAAAGCAAATTAGTTTGATTTTTTCTGAAACAATAAACAAACACAAAGCACTAGGTAAAAACGTTACTTTAAATGTACAACCCCATAAAAGTTATAATGCTGGTGGAAAAAAGGCATTAATTAATGGAATTTCGGGAAGTAACAAACGTTATGGTGATAAAGAATGGTTGGGCTTTTGGGGTGAAAATGTTGAAATAACCATTGATTTTGATAAACCAACAGAAATCAATTCTATATCTACTAGATTTCATAACGGAAATGGACAATGGATTTATGCTCCTAATGAAATTGGTTTTAGTTTTCATCTTGAAGATGGTAAAACTATAAATGACATCAGACAAATTAATAACAGAGATAACTTATTAGTGAATTACAAGTATGAAATTGAGACTATTAAAGTAACTAAAGTGGAAATTATCATTAAAAATTTTGGGGAAATCCCAGAAGGAAAACAAGGTGCAGGACATAAAGCTTGGACATTTATTGATGAAATAATTGTAGAATAA
- a CDS encoding copper homeostasis protein CutC — protein MILEICTNSYQSALNAQNAGADRIELCSELSVGGITPSYGLLKKISEEITIPVNVLIRPRSGNFYYSDDEFELMKSNIEFCKKLGFNGIVSGILDPDNSIDIKCTKELIKLSKPLTFTFHRAFDCVKNPKESLLQLINLKVDRILTSGLQDKAEQGIELLIELKELAKDKIIILPGNGINPTNIHLFKNAGFKEVHSSASKVIRKENSNFFGNSIQTESDVKTIQEILKAIKSA, from the coding sequence ATGATTTTAGAAATCTGTACAAACTCATATCAATCAGCTTTAAATGCTCAAAATGCTGGAGCAGATAGAATCGAATTATGTTCTGAACTTTCTGTTGGAGGAATTACACCTTCATATGGTTTGTTGAAAAAAATTTCAGAAGAGATTACAATTCCTGTAAACGTTTTAATTAGACCTAGAAGTGGTAACTTTTATTATTCTGATGATGAATTTGAATTGATGAAGTCCAATATTGAGTTCTGTAAAAAACTCGGTTTTAACGGAATTGTTTCTGGAATTTTAGATCCAGATAATTCTATTGATATAAAATGTACAAAAGAACTAATTAAACTTTCAAAACCCTTAACTTTTACATTTCACAGAGCTTTTGATTGTGTTAAAAACCCAAAAGAAAGTTTACTTCAATTAATAAATTTAAAGGTTGATAGAATTTTAACTTCTGGTTTACAAGATAAAGCTGAACAAGGAATTGAGCTATTAATTGAACTTAAAGAACTAGCTAAAGATAAAATCATAATTCTTCCTGGAAATGGTATTAATCCTACAAATATTCATTTATTTAAGAATGCTGGTTTTAAAGAAGTTCATAGTTCTGCATCTAAAGTTATCCGTAAAGAAAATAGCAACTTTTTTGGTAATTCTATTCAAACAGAATCTGACGTTAAAACCATTCAAGAAATTTTAAAAGCGATTAAAAGTGCGTAA
- a CDS encoding glycoside hydrolase family 2 protein codes for MRKILILLSILIIVGCQQKNDLPIEISLNENWQFKGIDTLSWNSATIPGNIFTDLLVHKIIEDPFIKTNENKVQWISKKDWIYRTTFQLSDEVLNKKNIELNFEGLDTYASIYLNDSLLGKTDNAFRKFTFNIKRLAKKDNHLKIIFKNTDEIEIQKEVINPYKLPEGKRIYSRKAQFQYGWDWGPKLNTSGIWKNISINAWNDYKIENIYVKQNAVTDSAANLIVEIENQYIEKEQLKYDVYLNNKLHSENSNLKIPITIKNPKLWWTHNLGEPYLYDIKVIVKKDDQILDSISTKYGIRTIKLINKKDSIGESFEFELNGKPVYMKGANYIPQNSFQNKVTNTYYEKLLTDVVKSNMNMLRVWGGGIYENDVFYDLCDEKGILVWQDFMFACAMYPGDKSFLENVKTEAEQQVKRLRNHPSIALWCGNNENSEGWKRWGWQADRTEKEKKAIWNDYLAVFDSILPKAVNEFSDTDYWETSPKYGRGNPKYKSEGDAHDWWIWHDAYPFEHLQENVPRFMSEFGFQSFPNFETIKYINQKDAIDLKTDAIKSHQKHVRGFQLIDEYMERDYKIPTNHEDYAYVSQLLQAKGIVMGIEAHRRAKPYNMGTLYWQLNDCWPAISWSSIDYFGNWKALQYKTKKAFENVLISSKIEKDSVKTFIINDTFEKLKGELKLKVIDFYGKELWFDSKEIELLENSSQQFYTFSLNKFDRISTLLITEFNNEKSYFYFSKPKNLKLPKGEIEQQISKIEKGFKITLESDVLQKGVFLYSKAKGHFSDNFFDLLPNENKVIEFKTKATKLDDLQIKTLNNI; via the coding sequence GTGCGTAAAATCCTCATTCTTTTATCAATTTTGATTATTGTTGGCTGTCAGCAAAAAAATGACCTTCCAATAGAAATATCTTTGAATGAAAATTGGCAATTTAAAGGAATTGATACGTTAAGTTGGAATTCTGCTACAATACCAGGAAATATATTTACGGATTTATTAGTTCATAAAATCATTGAAGATCCATTTATAAAAACGAATGAAAATAAAGTACAATGGATTTCTAAAAAAGATTGGATTTATAGAACTACTTTTCAATTATCAGATGAAGTCTTAAATAAAAAAAATATTGAACTCAATTTTGAAGGATTAGACACCTATGCTTCTATTTACCTAAATGATTCTTTGTTAGGAAAAACTGATAATGCTTTTAGAAAATTCACTTTTAACATTAAAAGATTAGCAAAAAAAGACAATCACTTAAAAATCATTTTTAAAAATACGGATGAGATTGAAATTCAAAAAGAGGTAATTAATCCATACAAATTACCAGAAGGTAAACGAATTTATTCACGTAAAGCACAATTTCAATATGGTTGGGATTGGGGACCAAAATTAAATACTTCTGGAATTTGGAAAAATATTTCTATCAATGCTTGGAATGATTATAAAATTGAGAATATTTATGTAAAACAAAATGCAGTAACAGACTCTGCTGCAAATTTAATTGTTGAAATTGAAAATCAATATATTGAAAAAGAACAATTAAAATATGATGTATATCTAAACAATAAATTGCATTCTGAAAACTCTAATCTCAAAATACCAATTACTATAAAAAATCCTAAATTATGGTGGACTCATAATTTAGGAGAGCCCTATTTGTATGATATTAAAGTTATTGTAAAAAAAGATGATCAAATTTTAGATAGTATTTCTACAAAATATGGAATCAGAACTATAAAACTAATCAATAAAAAAGACAGTATTGGCGAATCTTTTGAGTTTGAATTGAATGGAAAACCTGTTTATATGAAAGGTGCTAACTACATTCCACAAAACAGTTTTCAGAATAAAGTCACTAATACTTATTATGAAAAACTACTTACAGACGTTGTAAAATCGAACATGAATATGTTACGTGTTTGGGGAGGAGGAATTTATGAAAATGATGTTTTTTATGATTTATGTGATGAAAAAGGAATTTTAGTTTGGCAAGATTTTATGTTTGCTTGTGCAATGTATCCAGGTGACAAATCTTTTTTAGAAAATGTAAAAACAGAAGCTGAACAACAAGTAAAAAGATTAAGAAATCACCCTTCAATTGCTTTGTGGTGTGGAAATAACGAAAACTCTGAAGGTTGGAAACGTTGGGGTTGGCAAGCTGATAGAACCGAAAAAGAAAAGAAAGCAATTTGGAATGATTATTTAGCTGTTTTCGATTCCATTTTGCCTAAAGCTGTAAACGAATTTAGTGATACAGATTATTGGGAAACTTCTCCAAAATACGGACGTGGAAATCCTAAATATAAATCCGAAGGTGATGCACATGATTGGTGGATTTGGCATGATGCATATCCTTTTGAGCATCTACAAGAAAATGTGCCAAGGTTTATGAGTGAATTTGGTTTTCAATCTTTTCCGAATTTTGAAACTATAAAATATATCAATCAAAAAGATGCTATTGATTTAAAAACAGATGCTATTAAATCGCATCAAAAACATGTGAGAGGTTTTCAGTTGATTGATGAATACATGGAACGTGATTATAAAATCCCAACAAATCATGAAGATTATGCTTATGTAAGTCAACTGTTACAAGCTAAAGGAATTGTAATGGGAATTGAAGCTCACAGAAGAGCAAAACCCTACAATATGGGAACTTTATATTGGCAATTAAATGATTGTTGGCCAGCAATTTCTTGGTCTAGTATTGATTATTTTGGTAATTGGAAAGCGCTACAATACAAAACTAAAAAGGCTTTTGAAAATGTTTTGATTTCTTCTAAAATTGAAAAGGACTCTGTAAAAACATTTATTATAAATGATACTTTTGAAAAACTAAAAGGTGAATTAAAACTAAAAGTGATTGATTTTTATGGTAAAGAACTTTGGTTTGATTCAAAAGAAATTGAGTTGCTAGAAAATAGTAGTCAACAATTTTATACGTTTTCTTTAAATAAATTTGATAGAATCTCTACTCTCTTAATAACTGAATTTAATAATGAAAAATCGTATTTCTATTTTTCTAAACCTAAAAATTTAAAATTACCTAAAGGGGAAATTGAGCAACAAATTTCTAAAATTGAAAAAGGTTTTAAAATTACCTTAGAAAGTGATGTATTACAAAAAGGCGTTTTTTTATATTCAAAAGCGAAAGGACATTTTTCTGACAACTTTTTTGATTTATTGCCTAATGAAAATAAAGTTATTGAGTTTAAAACGAAAGCAACAAAATTGGATGATTTACAAATTAAAACACTTAACAATATTTAG
- a CDS encoding glycosyltransferase family 2 protein has product MKPSELNFSIIIPVYNRPQEIDELLESLTKQDFQDNFEVLIIEDGSTEKSESIIEKYKNQLDIKYFFKENSGAGASRNFGMEKASGNYFIILDSDVIVPKQYLSQVKKGLENNYTDAFGGPDAAHTSFTALQKAINYSMTSVLTTGGIRGKKQAVGKFQPRSFNLGLSQTAFSKTKGFSKMKNGEDIDLTFRLWGNDFETQLIEKAFVYHKRRSTIQQFFKQTFGFGTARPILNKKYPETAKITYWFPSIFIIGLDISIILAIFGYNQLLFFYGLYFLVIFIDSLFQNKNLYVAFLSMITSLTQFLGYGLGFLESMFFKKVR; this is encoded by the coding sequence TTGAAACCTTCAGAACTAAACTTTAGTATAATAATCCCAGTTTACAATCGTCCACAAGAAATTGACGAATTGCTAGAAAGTCTTACAAAACAAGATTTTCAAGACAATTTTGAAGTTTTAATTATAGAAGATGGCTCCACTGAAAAAAGCGAATCTATTATTGAAAAGTATAAAAATCAACTAGATATAAAATATTTTTTCAAAGAAAATAGTGGAGCAGGAGCAAGTCGTAATTTCGGAATGGAGAAAGCTTCTGGAAACTATTTTATCATTTTAGATTCAGATGTAATTGTACCAAAACAATATTTATCTCAGGTAAAAAAAGGGTTAGAAAATAATTATACGGATGCCTTTGGTGGCCCAGATGCAGCACATACTAGTTTTACAGCATTACAAAAAGCAATAAATTATTCTATGACGTCTGTTTTAACTACAGGAGGAATTCGTGGTAAAAAACAAGCAGTTGGTAAATTTCAACCAAGAAGTTTTAACCTAGGGCTGTCACAGACAGCTTTTAGTAAGACAAAAGGTTTTTCAAAAATGAAAAACGGAGAAGATATAGATTTAACCTTCCGTCTTTGGGGAAATGATTTTGAAACACAACTAATTGAAAAAGCATTTGTATATCATAAACGTAGAAGTACAATTCAGCAGTTTTTTAAACAAACTTTTGGTTTTGGAACTGCAAGACCAATTTTAAATAAAAAGTATCCAGAAACTGCTAAAATCACGTATTGGTTTCCAAGTATTTTTATTATAGGGTTAGACATCAGTATTATTCTTGCCATTTTTGGATACAATCAATTACTCTTTTTTTATGGGCTATATTTTCTGGTAATTTTTATAGATTCCTTGTTTCAGAATAAAAACTTGTATGTCGCTTTTTTAAGTATGATTACTTCTTTAACGCAATTTTTAGGATATGGATTGGGGTTTTTGGAAAGTATGTTTTTTAAGAAGGTTCGCTAA
- a CDS encoding enoyl-ACP reductase, whose amino-acid sequence MYNLLKGKKGIIFGALNEHSIAWKVAERAHEEGAEFVLTNAPIAMRMGQLNALAEKTGSQIVPADATSMEDLENLVEKSMEILGGKIDFVLHSIGMSVNVRKGKHYTDPKYDFTTKGWDVSAVSFHKIMNVLYNKNAMNTWGSIVALTYMAAQRVFPDYNDMADNKAYLESIARSFGYFFGRDHKVRVNTISQSPTPTTAGSGVKGFDGFIAYADKMSPLGNATALECADYTISLFSDLTKKVTLQNLFHDGGFSNMGVSDEVMDKFVGEEE is encoded by the coding sequence ATGTACAATTTATTAAAAGGTAAAAAAGGAATCATATTCGGAGCGTTAAACGAACATTCAATCGCTTGGAAAGTAGCAGAAAGAGCTCATGAAGAAGGAGCAGAGTTTGTGCTAACAAACGCACCAATTGCCATGAGAATGGGGCAATTAAATGCTTTGGCGGAAAAAACTGGTTCACAGATTGTTCCTGCAGATGCAACCTCTATGGAAGATTTAGAAAACTTGGTAGAAAAATCTATGGAAATTCTAGGAGGAAAAATTGATTTCGTTTTACACTCAATTGGTATGTCTGTAAATGTGAGAAAAGGAAAACATTATACAGATCCTAAATACGATTTCACAACTAAAGGTTGGGATGTTTCTGCGGTTTCGTTTCATAAAATCATGAATGTTTTATACAATAAAAACGCCATGAATACTTGGGGAAGCATCGTAGCTTTAACATATATGGCGGCACAGCGTGTATTTCCAGATTATAATGATATGGCAGATAATAAAGCCTATTTAGAGTCTATTGCGCGTAGTTTTGGTTATTTCTTTGGACGCGATCATAAAGTACGTGTCAATACAATTTCACAATCTCCAACGCCAACAACTGCGGGTAGTGGTGTAAAAGGATTCGACGGATTTATAGCCTATGCAGATAAAATGTCGCCGCTTGGAAATGCAACCGCTTTAGAATGTGCCGATTATACCATTTCGTTATTTTCAGATTTAACTAAAAAAGTAACCCTACAGAATTTATTTCATGATGGTGGATTCTCAAATATGGGTGTCAGCGATGAAGTAATGGATAAATTTGTTGGAGAAGAAGAATAA